A window of Solea solea chromosome 18, fSolSol10.1, whole genome shotgun sequence contains these coding sequences:
- the si:ch211-10a23.2 gene encoding galectin-related protein A-like produces the protein MEEKDKKENGEYIGEIKGGLRPSMKLVVMGIVDKKPKSMEVTVSSKPREEDTEADVGLQLKVTFRDKAVQRNARLAGKWGPSENTLSFFPFAAGEAFKMEIVCEHQQFRILVDGQPLCGFSHRLSPLASLTSLRVFGDVQLTKVA, from the exons ATGGAAGAAAAggacaagaaagaaaat GGGGAGTACATTGGAGAGATCAAGGGGGGTCTGAGGCCTTCAATGAAACTGGTGGTTATGGGAATTGTTGACAAAAAACCTAAGAG CATGGAGGTGACTGTGTCCAGTAAACCTCGGGAGGAGGACACAGAGGCTGATGTGGGTCTTCAGCTGAAGGTCACTTTCAGGGACAAGGCTGTCCAACGTAACGCCCGTCTGGCTGGAAAGTGGGGTCCGTCTGAAAACACCCTCTCCTTCTTTCCATTTGCGGCTGGAGAAGCTTTCAAG ATGGAGATCGTCTGTGAGCACCAGCAGTTTCGTATCCTGGTGGACGGACAGCCTCTGTGCGGCTTCAGCCACCGCCTCTCCCCGCTCGCCTCCCTCACCTCCCTACGAGTGTTTGGAGATGTGCAGCTCACTAAAGTGGCCTAA
- the plek2 gene encoding pleckstrin-2 codes for MDPEKKNSAILREGFLVKRGHFVHNWKARWFVLMPDKLQYYKYEGSKRDSCQRGKILLKDCVLTCPYLEYENRPLVLKLRTTNRVDHFLEACSREERDEWAADITAAVDRLRAAGGGNMKSEQKPAVSQLHNIDLSKVLDSMYDVHSGIKMSSHVEQGCTYSNCFSGSSVVDWLVFMQLALTRVEAVTLATALLEEGFLRTVGQKSVEALRTAGLTEQFMDDSTALYSFSDSLTKRGSVKAETSLSAVELSGQVVKTGYLLKQGHRRKNWKVRLFVLRSEPDFLHYYDPTRDDLNPVGGFSLRGCLVSSLGDNGVPSGVKGNIQGNLFKIITQSDTHYFIQAPSHQEKMEWIEAISKQTLISR; via the exons ATGGATCCAGAGAAGAAGAATAGCGCCATTCTGAGGGAAGGATTCCTGGTGAAGAGG GGTCATTTTGTTCACAACTGGAAGGCACGCTGGTTCGTGTTGATGCCGGACAAGCTGCAGTATTACAAATATGAAGGAAGTAAAAGAGACTCGTGTCAGCGAGGAAAGATCCTGCTCAAGGACTGTGTGTTGACTTGTCCTTATCTGGAGTATGAAAACCGACCG TTGGTACTGAAGCTGAGAACGACCAATCGGgtggatcattttctggagGCTTGTTCCAGAGAGGAGCGAGACGAGTGGGCAGctgacatcactgctgctgtggaCAGGCTGCGAGCGGCTGGTGGTGGGAACATGAAGAGCGAGCAGAAACCAGCTGTGTCACAGTTACACAACATAGACCTCAG CAAAGTGCTGGACTCCATGTATGACGTCCACAGTGGCATCAAGATGAGCAGCCATGTGGAGCAGGGCTGCACGTACAGCAACTGCTTCTCAG GTTCATCTGTGGTGGACTGGCTGGTCTTCATGCAGCTGGCTCTGACCCGTGTAGAGGCCGTGACTCTGGCCACTGCCCTGCTGGAGGAGGGTTTCCTGCGGACTGTGGGTCAGAAGAGTGTGGAGGCCCTGCGCACCGCCGGCCTCACCGAGCAGTTCATGGACGACTCCACTGCACTGTACAGCTTT TCTGACAGTTTGACAAAAAGAGGCAGCGTGAAGGCCGAGACGTCGCTGTCCGCAGTGGAGCTGAGTGGACAAGTCGTAAAGACGGGATATCTGCTGAAACAG GGACACCGACGCAAGAACTGGAAGGTGCGGCTGTTTGTGCTGCGTTCAGAGCCTGATTTCCTTCACTACTATGATCCCACAAGA GATGACCTCAACCCTGTGGGCGGGTTCTCACTGCGCGGCTGTCTGGTGTCGTCTCTGGGCGATAACGGAGTTCCCTCAG GTGTGAAAGGCAACATTCAAGGAAACCTGTTTAAGATCATCACTCAGTCTGACACACATTATTTCATCCAGGCGCCGAGTCACCAGGAGAAGATGGAATGGATCGAAGCGATCAGCAAGCAGACGTTAATCagcagatga
- the LOC131444815 gene encoding tandem C2 domains nuclear protein, translating to MECLKNCCKILTKTEQRELETEVIKLKVPPNKAITAGVESERGQRGITEDYLMSKLPPDGKEVPFVLPTIKTSYVQPRGSRYPNLQPGMQSSMRSTYAERKAELLGSSHFTYSPESNFHEGQMAEYISPGSARRDTMKNRMSSPLNPGWTLQPDGQHRQCTSMLDLSNAHSHMQQFDLVASVRSSTSSVMGSTDSCLDSITLSGDEREWGKVCVRMSYQDALEQVWITLVQCSDLNLPLDGAEQQKVGFKGIITLPKPIQFKSSVKDYRQEVSFMETFVFALRLQELRCSALVLRLQMHNPKKRTAAECVLSLRQLGPLETLHWLDLNTPSKSSVCHAELHLTTCFQPVNGRIQLQIIAAQNLPASSSPITQAFFVKAEMHQMGQVLMKKKTRVMKPAGGQCQWVELFHFQLAAFDNACSLLVKLYSRSSVRRKQCLGQVQLGYDSPVPEAVEQWKDMMAHPEKMVTAWHRLNAP from the exons ATGGAGTGCCTCAAAAACTGCTGCAAGATCCTGACAAAAACAGAGCAGCGGGAGCTGGAGACAGAAG TGATCAAACTGAAAGTGCCTCCGAACAAGGCGATCACTGCAGGCGTGGagtcagagagaggacagaggggcATCACGGAGGATTACCTCATGTCCAAACTTCCCCCCGATGGCAAAGAGGTCCCGTTTGTCCTGCCCACCATCAAGACGTCCTATGTCCAACCCAGAGGTTCTCGTTATCCCAATTTACAGCCGGGGATGCAGA GTTCAATGCGGAGCACGTACGCAGAGAGGAAGGCCGAGCTTCTGGGCTCCAGTCACTTCACCTACAGCCCAGAGTCCAATTTCCACGAGGGTCAGATGGCTGAGTACATTTCCCCTGGTTCAGCCCGTCGTGACACAATGAAGAACAGAATGTCCAGCCCACTAAACCCAG GCTGGACTCTGCAGCCGGACGGCCAGCATCGACAGTGCACCTCCATGTTGGATCTGTCCAACGCACACAGTCACATGCAG CAATTTGACTTGGTCGCCAGCGTCCGCAGCAGCACATCTTCAGTGATGGGCTCCACTGACAGCTGTCTAG ACTCCATCACCCTGTCTGGCGATGAGCGTGAGTGGGGAAAAGTGTGCGTCCGGATGAGCTACCAGGATGCTTTGGAGCAGGTGTGGATCACTCTGGTCCAG TGTTCAGACCTCAATCTTCCTCTGGATGGAGCTGAACAACAGAAGGTTGGATTCAAAGGGATCATCACTTTGCCTAAACCCATACAGTTCAAGAGCTCAGTTAAAGACTACCGCCAG GAAGTGTCCTTCATGGAGACCTTTGTCTTCGCGCTCCGCCTCCAGGAGCTGCGCTGCAGCGCTTTAGTGCTGCGACTGCAGATGCACAACCCCAAGAAACGCACAGCGGCCGAGTGTGTCCTCTCCCTGCGGCAACTCGGTCCTCTGGAGACGCTGCACTGGCTCGACCTCAACACTCCATCCAAATCCTCT GTGTGCCACGCCGAGCTGCATCTCACCACCTGCTTCCAGCCAGTTAACGGTCGCATCCAGCTCCAGATCATTGCCGCCCAAAATCTCCCAGCATCCTCGTCACCGATCACTCAAG CGTTTTTCGTCAAGGCGGAGATGCACCAGATGGGCCAGGtgctgatgaagaagaagactcGCGTGATGAAGCCGGCCGGGGGTCAGTGTCAGTGGGTGGAGCTTTTCCACTTCCAACTGGCTGCGTTTGACAACGCCTGCTCGCTGTTAGTGAAACTCTACAGTCGCAGCTCGGTCAGGAGGAAACAGTGTCTTGGACAG GTTCAGCTAGGGTATGACAGCCCCGTCCCAGAGGCGGTGGAGCAGTGGAAGGACATGATGGCTCACCCGGAGAAAATGGTGACAGCATGGCACAGGCTGAATGCTCCATAA